A window from Chlamydia gallinacea 08-1274/3 encodes these proteins:
- a CDS encoding autotransporter domain-containing protein: MKWLSATAVFTALLPSITVFSDPISKELNSTYFGISGGSSGSQFTQVTESDSGNIYSITGDVIFSRFSNLTTSTTTTVTAQTPLYHSIFNVLLPYVGSSLTPNSLSLLPVISSSSTTQTTTTTQTAKGGGAFYNDKSGPMIFITNTGNPGSLTCSQITMTGQGGAVYSTGPVTFEGLENLTFQNNLSQQAGGAIFTTSTVTITNIADTIDFSNNSANVPIPLIPLTPATSSTPGNGGTSVVTKIPLPHVISSSSSSGTDSSGSTSSLPTYTTETAGNGGAIFASNAITISNYQNMNFRSNNAIFPSIIDQIIQNSKKTDTSPPQGKAAASLVTYMSATSADASTDVDVIKGSGGALFTLDKLAISQGTGETLFILNTATGSGGAIYSGKSIDLNNIATLKFQSNSCDQQGGGIYSKEDLTINTSNTLVQFNGNSGKTGGGGIYCLGAISLSNIEKVSFGANKAGDFSITSSQKTEASEKEVTETETTLLGKGGGLYVEKTFTTSNITSSLDFISNQAKDCGGGIYAKGAYTCSDCHRLQIAKNISQKSGGGLYCEDDVNFTNLTGQTLVQSNQAEENGGGICLADSKSLTLSGLTNFLLDSNSAKKNGGGVHIPQTLTITFNNTPTESDNAPIVLPVLGKITISSNTATENGGGVYTTKALLTNLESITINQNSAKNGGGLCTQTISDTSSSASSLPKATIPISELITSNKYTAQTAEATATADVTPEETADFKINYVISTSITNNTAQENGGGVYGKQGKLSQIDTLDISGNSSQTGGGLYFTESLTVENVGATTLSGNQAKYSGGALYAKTLTLTQLPQGITFSNNKAETYATTGTSSPSSPSPTEISGGAIYGETITLSNIQKECVFSGNTASNTNNTNTSASNSGTTDPNVQGGAIYAKTSLKLENLTNVSFTGNSAITKQATTTGQIAGGAIYAPTITIQNCSGVNFSNNSASCTPATSEAVTTTVSAQGQTTQETFGGAIAATTTITFSQQTLSFTNNSADIGSAIACKSSNGNGSSGTITLDNSSTCIFESNVAKNRGAIYATTLTSNGGMRFENNISANDGSAIYFTKQADIVANNSVLFLGNQVQLAQTPTKSNSAAVNNLGAAIFGEPTNGTGSSDAVLNLKALKGSITFKNNACLANSGTKQQTDTPSSFCSIAGKIQLSLAAAQNQSINFYDAIRTSTSQTSNYTTLDINKTENGNTNQQYAGTILFSGELHENRSFIPQRTVLHNGTLVLGKNAELNVISFDQQPGSLLVMGPGSVLATQKPESSTKGGISINNLTIDCSGMISENGDFLAPTLKIGNYSTKVTAKSRTPSNPQLPSPLPKSNNPSEDIKTEDKIYLTGTITLIDPEGVFYQNPSLGKDQEIVLLNLPSTNVDISDLTLKGTSPAKGYIGTWTLNSTDNGKIQANWKFQEYRRWVYIPRDNYFYINSILGSQNSLIAVKQGVVNNMMNSARFDDAAYNNLWLSGIGSFLQNNSDANGRDFTYHARGYSLAIDAKPHPDFILGAAFSQVFGHAKSEKSINNYRHKGSDHSFQATLYTGKSFFLPYRHSRALRPILFQGVVTYGYMKHDTTTYYPSIHERNLGNWEDLGWLFDLRISLDIREPSQNSTMRCSFYSELEYTGVRQKQFTELDYDPREFDSTAYRNLATPLGLSFEGAMLYYNILMYNKFSCAYSPVIYRNKPVCRYKVIASGATNTVSGVIPSRNSVRGEYSTQLYFNPYWTFYGTYTIDAGISSLVQLVNCGARMIF; encoded by the coding sequence ATGAAGTGGCTATCAGCTACAGCTGTTTTTACTGCCTTACTCCCTTCTATCACAGTATTTAGCGATCCAATTTCTAAAGAGTTGAATTCAACGTATTTTGGCATCAGTGGGGGAAGCTCAGGAAGCCAATTCACTCAAGTCACGGAAAGTGACTCAGGAAATATTTATTCCATTACTGGGGATGTTATCTTCTCAAGATTTTCCAATCTGACAACATCAACGACGACGACAGTAACAGCACAAACACCACTCTATCACTCTATATTCAACGTCTTACTGCCTTATGTAGGCTCCTCACTGACCCCAAATTCTCTCTCTCTCCTCCCTGTAATTTCCTCTTCCTCAACAACACAAACGACGACGACAACACAAACAGCCAAGGGAGGAGGAGCATTTTATAATGATAAAAGTGGTCCCATGATCTTCATCACCAACACAGGGAATCCGGGATCATTAACCTGTTCTCAAATTACAATGACAGGACAAGGAGGAGCTGTTTATTCCACAGGTCCTGTAACTTTCGAAGGCCTTGAAAATCTTACCTTCCAAAACAACCTATCCCAACAAGCCGGGGGAGCGATCTTTACAACATCCACAGTAACCATTACCAACATTGCAGATACTATAGATTTTTCCAATAACTCTGCCAATGTTCCTATCCCTTTAATCCCTCTAACCCCAGCTACGTCTTCAACCCCCGGTAATGGTGGAACATCTGTTGTTACAAAAATCCCCCTTCCTCATGTCATCTCATCATCAAGTAGCAGTGGCACAGATTCCAGTGGTTCGACATCCTCACTTCCTACATATACTACAGAAACTGCAGGAAACGGTGGTGCAATCTTTGCTTCCAATGCAATAACAATCAGTAACTACCAAAACATGAACTTCAGAAGCAATAATGCGATATTCCCTAGTATTATTGATCAAATCATTCAGAATTCTAAAAAAACTGATACAAGCCCTCCCCAGGGAAAAGCTGCAGCATCTCTAGTTACTTACATGAGTGCAACCTCAGCTGATGCTTCTACTGATGTTGATGTGATTAAAGGTTCGGGAGGTGCACTATTTACTTTAGATAAGTTAGCTATCTCTCAAGGAACAGGAGAAACTCTATTTATTCTAAATACCGCCACGGGATCTGGAGGGGCTATTTACAGCGGGAAATCTATAGACCTCAACAACATAGCGACTCTAAAATTTCAAAGCAATTCTTGTGATCAACAAGGAGGAGGCATTTACTCCAAAGAAGACCTAACTATAAATACGTCGAATACTCTGGTACAGTTCAATGGCAATTCGGGAAAAACTGGAGGAGGAGGAATTTATTGTTTAGGAGCTATTTCCCTTTCTAACATAGAAAAAGTAAGCTTCGGAGCCAATAAAGCAGGCGACTTCTCTATCACTTCCAGCCAAAAAACGGAAGCTAGTGAGAAAGAAGTGACAGAAACTGAAACAACTCTATTAGGAAAAGGTGGAGGATTGTATGTTGAAAAAACCTTTACGACATCCAACATTACCTCGAGTCTCGATTTTATTAGTAATCAGGCCAAAGATTGTGGCGGTGGTATTTATGCTAAAGGTGCTTATACATGCTCAGACTGCCATCGGTTACAAATAGCTAAAAATATCTCCCAAAAATCTGGGGGTGGATTATATTGTGAAGATGACGTTAATTTTACTAATCTTACTGGACAAACCCTGGTCCAAAGCAATCAAGCAGAGGAAAACGGTGGCGGGATTTGCTTAGCAGATAGCAAATCATTAACTCTTTCGGGGCTTACCAACTTCTTACTCGATAGTAATAGTGCTAAGAAGAATGGTGGGGGAGTTCATATTCCCCAAACTTTGACAATTACTTTCAATAATACACCTACAGAATCAGATAATGCTCCTATAGTTTTACCAGTGCTCGGTAAAATAACCATCTCCTCAAACACAGCTACAGAAAATGGTGGGGGTGTTTATACTACAAAAGCCCTCTTAACAAATCTCGAATCTATCACCATAAATCAAAATTCTGCCAAAAATGGTGGTGGTCTCTGCACACAGACAATTAGTGACACATCATCATCAGCTTCTTCTTTACCAAAAGCAACAATACCTATCTCTGAATTGATCACAAGTAATAAATATACCGCACAAACAGCTGAGGCAACAGCAACAGCTGATGTCACTCCTGAAGAAACAGCAGATTTTAAAATTAACTATGTGATTAGCACTAGCATCACTAATAATACTGCTCAGGAAAATGGAGGCGGTGTTTACGGAAAACAAGGAAAGCTTTCTCAGATTGATACCTTAGATATTTCTGGGAATTCTTCTCAAACAGGAGGAGGACTATACTTTACAGAATCGCTGACTGTAGAAAATGTTGGCGCAACAACCCTCTCAGGGAATCAAGCTAAGTACTCTGGTGGTGCTCTATATGCCAAAACTCTAACCTTAACTCAACTACCACAAGGAATTACTTTCAGCAATAACAAAGCTGAAACTTATGCTACTACAGGAACAAGCAGTCCCTCGTCTCCTTCACCTACTGAAATTAGTGGCGGTGCTATTTATGGAGAAACTATAACGTTATCTAATATCCAAAAAGAATGTGTATTTTCAGGAAATACTGCTTCTAATACAAACAATACAAATACAAGTGCAAGTAATTCTGGAACTACTGATCCCAATGTACAAGGAGGAGCTATTTATGCGAAAACCTCCCTAAAACTAGAAAACTTAACAAACGTGAGCTTTACAGGGAACAGTGCAATCACTAAACAAGCAACAACTACAGGACAAATCGCTGGAGGCGCTATCTATGCCCCTACAATCACTATTCAGAATTGTTCGGGAGTAAATTTTTCCAATAACTCAGCCTCTTGTACACCAGCGACTTCAGAAGCAGTAACTACTACTGTTTCAGCTCAAGGACAAACAACACAAGAGACTTTTGGAGGTGCCATTGCTGCTACTACAACCATTACATTTTCACAGCAAACATTAAGCTTCACGAATAACTCTGCTGATATCGGATCTGCTATTGCATGCAAGTCTTCAAATGGAAACGGTTCTAGTGGAACTATTACCTTAGACAATTCTTCAACATGCATATTTGAAAGTAACGTTGCTAAGAATCGCGGAGCTATTTATGCCACTACTTTAACTTCTAATGGTGGTATGCGATTTGAAAATAATATCTCTGCCAACGATGGAAGTGCTATATACTTCACAAAACAAGCGGATATCGTTGCAAATAATTCCGTTCTTTTTCTTGGGAACCAAGTACAATTAGCACAAACACCTACCAAATCAAACTCTGCAGCTGTGAATAATTTAGGAGCAGCAATTTTTGGAGAGCCTACTAATGGTACTGGTAGTTCGGATGCTGTGTTGAACCTTAAAGCATTGAAAGGAAGCATTACCTTTAAAAACAATGCTTGCCTAGCAAACTCGGGGACAAAACAACAAACTGATACTCCCTCATCTTTCTGTAGTATAGCAGGAAAAATACAGCTATCGCTAGCTGCTGCACAAAACCAATCGATTAATTTCTATGATGCAATTAGAACAAGTACATCTCAAACAAGTAACTATACTACGTTAGATATTAATAAAACTGAAAACGGAAACACAAACCAACAATACGCAGGGACAATCCTCTTTTCTGGAGAGCTACATGAAAATCGTTCCTTTATTCCCCAAAGAACTGTTTTACACAATGGAACTTTAGTTCTAGGGAAAAATGCAGAACTCAATGTAATTTCCTTTGATCAGCAGCCAGGATCTCTTCTTGTGATGGGCCCGGGGTCTGTACTTGCTACACAAAAACCCGAGTCAAGCACCAAAGGAGGCATCTCGATTAATAATTTGACAATTGATTGTAGTGGCATGATATCAGAAAATGGCGATTTTCTAGCTCCTACACTAAAAATTGGTAATTATAGCACAAAAGTGACTGCAAAATCACGAACTCCAAGCAATCCTCAGCTCCCCTCTCCTTTACCTAAATCAAATAACCCTTCAGAAGATATTAAGACAGAAGATAAAATCTACTTAACTGGAACAATTACCCTGATTGATCCCGAAGGAGTTTTCTATCAAAATCCTTCCCTAGGAAAAGATCAAGAAATTGTGTTATTAAATCTCCCAAGTACAAATGTAGATATTTCAGACCTCACTCTTAAAGGAACCTCCCCTGCAAAAGGATACATTGGAACATGGACATTGAATTCCACAGATAATGGTAAAATCCAAGCCAATTGGAAGTTCCAAGAATATCGTCGTTGGGTATATATTCCTCGTGATAACTATTTCTACATCAATTCCATACTAGGCTCACAAAACTCCTTGATTGCTGTAAAGCAAGGTGTTGTTAATAACATGATGAACAGCGCACGTTTTGACGACGCTGCTTATAATAATCTCTGGCTATCCGGAATCGGTTCATTCCTTCAAAATAATTCTGACGCAAATGGAAGGGACTTTACTTATCACGCTCGTGGTTACTCCCTAGCTATAGATGCTAAACCTCATCCTGACTTTATCTTAGGAGCTGCGTTTAGCCAAGTCTTTGGACATGCTAAATCTGAAAAAAGTATAAACAATTACAGACATAAAGGTTCCGACCACTCCTTCCAAGCAACTTTATATACAGGAAAATCCTTCTTCCTACCGTATAGGCATTCTCGTGCCTTACGTCCTATTTTATTCCAAGGAGTAGTAACTTACGGCTATATGAAACATGATACCACGACCTACTACCCTTCAATTCATGAACGTAATCTAGGAAATTGGGAGGATTTAGGCTGGTTATTTGATTTACGTATATCTTTAGATATACGCGAACCTTCTCAAAACTCAACAATGCGATGTTCTTTCTACTCAGAACTAGAATATACAGGAGTACGACAAAAACAATTCACAGAACTTGACTATGACCCTAGAGAGTTCGATTCCACAGCCTATAGAAACCTAGCAACTCCTCTAGGACTCTCCTTTGAAGGTGCCATGCTATATTATAACATCCTTATGTATAATAAGTTCTCTTGTGCTTATTCTCCTGTTATCTACAGAAATAAACCTGTATGTCGCTATAAAGTCATTGCCTCGGGAGCTACAAATACTGTTTCCGGTGTTATTCCTTCACGCAATTCTGTACGAGGAGAATACAGCACTCAACTGTACTTCAACCCCTATTGGACTTTTTACGGAACTTATACTATAGATGCGGGAATTTCTTCTCTCGTGCAATTAGTCAACTGCGGTGCACGCATGATATTCTAA
- a CDS encoding polymorphic outer membrane protein middle domain-containing protein — MQRMSFGKFLLFSLLAQIIHLSATAEVILPLSGEHSGEDPELFTMLTTSPQGTNYTLRGEFVLRDFSGSDIHKSGGAFCNLEGSLIFSASSPLAVLKFKNLQLGGLGTGVFSKSLVSFENLKGLYVENNHSAGGIFTSTQDIFFTKNLNIFFQNNISHGAGGAILLTGNQPNRLIFNEQRGTIAFIKNHSEYIPSFVHSGHGGAISSNIAGSMILFDNNQSILFQENSSMQGGGVFNGQGSVEFTKNQRTLTFVKNTASDSGGAIYTRTCSINKHTAPIVFSNNQANHLGGAIYAQHVVLKQNENITLFSENNAGGGGAITATTCHLIASKPIIFANNSANKLGGGALYLSGSQLNLHLHAQNGDILFYGNTVTNPKNTTVMHNAITIKGSPIEINFLANENQAIIFYDPILATTPSSVPVNINSTDNIFQCGSIVFSGEKISPERQHKNNFTSIFNQPVHLNNGTLSIQHGAILAVQEFKQMGGVLNLSPGSMLTSYNSQGKDIIISNISLGLDTTNSPLPAEIRATGGSGIQLSGSPKIHDPEHSFYDNHDLASRPYTMEIIFKSDKGVYTEEFIPQEIAVQQNAYGYQGSWKFYWSKEDSKKHKTLKATWLPTGTFILNPEKQGTLIPSSVWTTFTGMHSADDAILDNYINNNMLFPINHLCIFGGPVSSGMEQNSEHQNLSIMHAGYNLGIKIPLSPNTVICSAFTQLQSSYHQETRPGKSHSHMLLGTIAAFKNWKALSLRSSVSYAEESHVMKHVFSKKDITRGSWKNQGFRGTAGISYAYPKGIRCLKITPFIDLEYTIITQNPFIETGYDPRYFSSSHLNNLALPTGVSLEMRLFGVNYSLFTQFSMAYIKDLYRENPLVTASLILNQYTWETPGISIGQEAMNLKFRSTWRYKLATVYLGISTTQREGNNISGDAFGGFSLSF, encoded by the coding sequence ATGCAGCGTATGTCTTTTGGAAAATTTCTCCTTTTTTCTTTGCTTGCTCAAATTATTCACTTATCAGCAACAGCAGAGGTTATCCTTCCCTTATCCGGAGAACATTCTGGTGAAGACCCAGAATTATTTACTATGCTTACCACCTCCCCACAAGGAACAAATTACACATTGCGTGGAGAATTTGTACTTCGAGATTTTTCAGGATCTGATATTCATAAATCCGGAGGAGCTTTCTGTAACTTAGAAGGTTCTCTTATATTTTCTGCTAGCTCCCCTCTAGCTGTATTAAAATTCAAAAATTTACAACTCGGAGGTTTGGGCACGGGGGTTTTCTCTAAATCCCTTGTGTCTTTTGAAAATTTAAAAGGTCTTTATGTAGAAAATAACCATAGTGCAGGAGGTATTTTTACCTCTACACAAGATATATTTTTTACTAAAAACCTAAATATCTTCTTTCAAAATAACATTAGCCACGGAGCAGGGGGAGCAATTCTCCTCACCGGCAACCAGCCGAATCGGCTTATATTTAATGAGCAACGGGGAACAATTGCATTTATTAAAAATCATTCGGAGTACATCCCCTCTTTTGTCCACTCGGGTCATGGTGGTGCCATTAGCAGCAATATCGCAGGCTCGATGATTCTTTTTGATAACAATCAGAGCATTCTCTTTCAAGAAAACTCCTCAATGCAGGGGGGAGGGGTTTTTAATGGCCAAGGTTCAGTAGAATTTACTAAAAATCAACGTACTTTAACCTTCGTAAAAAACACGGCTTCTGACTCGGGAGGTGCTATTTATACTAGGACATGTAGCATAAATAAGCACACCGCTCCCATTGTGTTTTCTAACAACCAGGCGAACCACTTGGGGGGTGCAATCTATGCGCAACATGTGGTCTTAAAGCAAAACGAGAATATTACTCTCTTCAGTGAAAATAATGCAGGAGGGGGCGGAGCCATTACAGCAACAACGTGCCATCTTATTGCCTCTAAACCAATTATCTTTGCAAATAATTCCGCAAATAAATTGGGAGGAGGTGCTCTATACTTAAGTGGTTCACAACTTAATTTACACTTACATGCACAAAATGGTGATATTCTTTTCTACGGTAATACCGTTACTAACCCTAAGAACACTACCGTTATGCACAATGCCATTACAATAAAAGGATCTCCTATAGAGATCAATTTCCTGGCTAATGAAAATCAAGCCATCATTTTTTATGATCCTATTCTTGCAACAACTCCAAGTTCTGTTCCTGTAAATATTAACTCTACAGACAACATATTCCAATGTGGTTCAATCGTGTTCTCAGGAGAGAAGATTTCCCCAGAACGTCAACATAAAAATAACTTCACTTCTATTTTTAACCAACCGGTGCATTTAAATAATGGGACCCTGTCCATTCAACATGGAGCTATCCTTGCAGTTCAAGAATTTAAACAAATGGGCGGAGTTCTGAATCTCTCTCCTGGATCGATGTTAACCAGTTATAATAGCCAAGGAAAAGATATCATTATTTCAAATATCAGCTTGGGCTTGGATACAACAAATTCTCCTCTTCCTGCAGAAATACGTGCTACAGGAGGCTCAGGAATCCAGTTATCTGGATCTCCTAAAATTCATGATCCCGAACATTCTTTCTACGATAACCATGATTTAGCTTCTCGTCCCTACACTATGGAAATTATCTTCAAATCAGACAAAGGAGTCTATACAGAAGAATTTATCCCTCAAGAGATTGCTGTTCAACAAAATGCCTACGGCTATCAAGGTAGTTGGAAGTTCTATTGGTCTAAAGAAGACTCTAAAAAACATAAAACACTTAAGGCTACGTGGCTGCCCACAGGAACTTTTATTCTTAATCCAGAAAAACAAGGGACTCTTATTCCTTCCTCGGTATGGACAACGTTCACAGGAATGCATTCAGCTGATGATGCTATTCTGGATAATTACATAAATAACAATATGTTGTTCCCCATAAATCATCTATGTATCTTTGGTGGTCCTGTTTCTTCTGGTATGGAACAAAATTCTGAACACCAGAACCTTTCTATAATGCATGCTGGTTACAATCTAGGAATAAAAATCCCTCTTTCTCCCAATACGGTGATTTGTTCTGCATTTACCCAACTCCAAAGTTCCTACCATCAAGAAACGCGACCAGGAAAAAGCCACTCCCATATGCTTTTAGGAACAATAGCAGCATTCAAGAACTGGAAAGCCTTATCTCTCAGATCTTCTGTAAGCTACGCAGAAGAATCTCATGTCATGAAACATGTATTTTCTAAGAAAGATATCACAAGAGGTTCTTGGAAAAATCAAGGATTTCGTGGTACTGCAGGAATATCTTATGCCTATCCTAAAGGTATTCGCTGTTTAAAAATCACTCCTTTTATTGATCTTGAGTACACTATAATTACACAAAATCCTTTTATAGAAACAGGTTACGATCCCCGATATTTCTCCTCTTCACATCTAAATAACCTTGCTTTGCCTACAGGAGTCTCTTTAGAAATGCGCTTATTTGGGGTGAATTACTCTCTATTTACACAATTTAGCATGGCGTACATTAAAGATCTGTATCGAGAAAATCCATTAGTCACGGCTTCGTTAATCCTAAATCAATACACATGGGAAACCCCTGGGATCTCCATAGGCCAAGAGGCTATGAACTTAAAGTTCCGCTCTACTTGGCGATATAAACTAGCTACCGTCTATCTGGGGATCTCAACAACACAACGTGAAGGAAATAACATTTCTGGAGATGCCTTTGGTGGTTTCTCTCTGAGTTTCTAA
- a CDS encoding YtxH domain-containing protein gives MLKNYKSKRKSSCKRWRWLRGVIFGSFIATVLTCLFTPKSGEQLRKKLLRVKTSGTKKGKTLLKNSKQHTRAFAQQTKLLAKNISKEIQDFTKAMINESKD, from the coding sequence ATGTTGAAGAACTACAAATCTAAGAGGAAATCTTCATGCAAACGTTGGCGTTGGCTACGCGGAGTCATATTTGGTAGCTTCATCGCTACAGTACTTACCTGCCTTTTCACTCCGAAAAGTGGGGAACAACTAAGAAAAAAACTCTTGAGAGTCAAAACATCAGGAACGAAAAAAGGAAAAACACTGTTAAAAAATTCTAAACAGCACACACGTGCTTTTGCTCAACAAACAAAACTACTTGCTAAAAACATTTCCAAAGAAATTCAAGATTTTACAAAAGCCATGATTAATGAAAGTAAAGATTAA
- a CDS encoding amino acid carrier protein codes for MNTFLSLLITFDDFFWSSIAFLLILFLGLGFSWKSRFSQFTQFLQFCRVFHHYSQDSSVTSSEESQGVHPLKVFFASAGGNIGIGNVVGIATAVCIGGPGALFWVWIAGIFGSIVKYAEVYLGIKFRKIDKDGVYQGGPMYFLDKAYGTRLIPGIVAVLLCIYGVEIYQFSVIADSLAHCWNLPKLLTIFGLLFLILYAVRGGLQRVGKICSFILPFFLLVYCSLALYILIKEFHHLPSLFVSVFSSAFSGHGALGGFAGCTVATTIHQGISRAAYSGDIGIGFDSIIQSESSVKDPRIQAQLSIIGIAVDNLICTLSLLMVLASGSWSIGFSNASEAIEHALSTYFPLVKFFLPTFFFVTGYTTIISYFLVGKKCAKFLCGNLGEKMYMVYGAAILPSFCFLSQNIALLVMSISGALLLCFNLFGVFLMRKEIVFPQQPMETLEASSSAK; via the coding sequence ATGAATACTTTCCTATCCTTACTTATAACTTTTGACGACTTTTTCTGGTCCTCTATAGCATTTCTCTTGATTCTATTTCTCGGTTTGGGGTTCTCTTGGAAGTCTCGCTTTTCCCAATTTACACAATTTTTACAATTCTGTCGGGTCTTCCATCACTACTCACAAGACTCTTCCGTCACTTCTTCTGAAGAATCTCAAGGAGTTCATCCTTTAAAAGTATTTTTTGCCTCCGCAGGTGGAAATATCGGCATTGGTAATGTGGTAGGAATTGCTACTGCTGTATGTATTGGTGGTCCGGGAGCCCTATTTTGGGTATGGATAGCAGGAATTTTCGGTTCCATAGTCAAGTATGCTGAAGTCTATCTTGGGATTAAGTTCCGTAAAATAGATAAAGATGGGGTCTACCAAGGGGGCCCCATGTATTTCTTAGATAAAGCTTATGGAACACGCCTTATTCCGGGCATTGTCGCTGTACTTCTCTGTATTTATGGTGTGGAAATTTACCAATTTTCCGTCATTGCAGACAGCCTAGCTCATTGCTGGAATCTCCCTAAACTCCTAACTATCTTTGGCTTACTTTTTCTCATTCTCTATGCTGTAAGAGGAGGCTTACAACGCGTAGGCAAAATTTGTTCCTTCATTCTCCCCTTCTTTCTCCTAGTCTATTGTAGCTTAGCTCTTTATATACTTATTAAAGAGTTCCACCACCTACCCTCTCTATTTGTCTCTGTATTTTCCTCAGCTTTTTCAGGACACGGTGCTCTTGGAGGATTTGCTGGTTGCACAGTAGCAACAACCATACATCAAGGAATTTCTCGTGCTGCCTATTCTGGAGATATCGGTATCGGGTTTGATTCCATTATTCAAAGTGAAAGCTCAGTAAAAGATCCACGAATTCAAGCGCAACTAAGTATTATTGGCATAGCTGTAGATAATTTGATCTGCACCTTAAGTCTGTTGATGGTACTTGCTTCTGGATCCTGGTCTATAGGGTTTAGCAATGCATCCGAGGCTATTGAACATGCTCTATCTACGTATTTTCCTCTGGTAAAATTCTTCTTGCCTACCTTCTTTTTCGTTACCGGCTATACAACAATTATCTCTTACTTCCTCGTGGGGAAAAAATGTGCTAAGTTTCTCTGTGGCAACTTAGGAGAAAAAATGTATATGGTTTACGGAGCTGCTATTCTTCCCTCATTTTGCTTCCTATCCCAAAACATTGCCCTACTGGTCATGTCGATTTCAGGAGCTCTTCTCCTTTGTTTCAACCTCTTTGGGGTGTTTCTTATGAGAAAAGAAATCGTCTTCCCCCAACAACCTATGGAGACTTTAGAAGCTTCCTCTTCAGCAAAATAA
- the lspA gene encoding signal peptidase II: protein MSNRSRLTFYLISLFILIDWITKFAIMLHKEDVLTNYPILYQYSWGKFFLCIAPTFNEGAAFGLFAQYKAFLFIIRVAIIIFLLSYLFFKKNISPTLRLAFILLCAGAIGNLGDMIFYKHVIDFISIGYKHWVFPTFNLADIFISLGTLIFVGKLYFPSKQKIK, encoded by the coding sequence ATGTCTAATCGCTCTCGCCTTACTTTTTATCTAATCTCTCTCTTCATTCTCATCGATTGGATTACTAAGTTTGCTATTATGCTACATAAAGAGGATGTTCTTACAAATTACCCCATACTATACCAATATAGTTGGGGTAAGTTTTTCCTTTGTATTGCTCCTACATTCAATGAAGGTGCGGCATTTGGGCTCTTTGCACAATATAAAGCTTTTTTATTTATTATTCGCGTAGCAATCATTATCTTTCTTCTTTCTTACCTCTTTTTTAAAAAAAATATTTCCCCCACCCTGCGGCTCGCATTTATTCTCCTTTGTGCAGGAGCGATAGGTAACCTTGGAGACATGATATTCTATAAACATGTTATAGATTTTATCTCTATTGGCTACAAGCACTGGGTCTTTCCCACATTTAATCTTGCAGACATTTTTATTTCCTTAGGAACACTAATTTTTGTGGGTAAACTTTATTTTCCTTCTAAACAAAAGATAAAATAA
- a CDS encoding TraR/DksA family transcriptional regulator, whose translation MPLSEDEIANFKQRLLEMKSKLSHTLEGNAQEVKKPNEATGYSQHQADQGTDTFDRTISLEVTTKEYELLRQINRALEKIEEASYGICDVSGEEIPLARLMAIPYATMTVKAQTQFEKGLLYGN comes from the coding sequence ATGCCCTTGTCTGAGGACGAAATAGCTAATTTTAAACAAAGACTCTTAGAAATGAAGTCTAAACTTTCTCATACTCTAGAAGGCAACGCGCAAGAAGTAAAAAAACCTAATGAAGCTACCGGATATTCTCAACACCAGGCCGATCAAGGAACAGATACCTTTGATCGTACGATTAGTCTAGAAGTAACAACTAAAGAATATGAGTTATTACGCCAAATTAATCGTGCCCTAGAAAAAATTGAAGAGGCTTCTTACGGCATTTGCGATGTCAGTGGAGAAGAGATTCCTTTAGCACGCCTCATGGCTATTCCTTATGCTACAATGACTGTGAAAGCACAAACGCAATTTGAAAAAGGTTTGCTTTACGGGAATTAA